TTTTCCCGCGGAGATCCTGCCCGTTGTTGCTGTGGGAACAGGTATGATGAACTATACATTTTCGCTCCCTGTTCTGATAGCTCTTCTTCTGGTATTTGGAGTACCTGTTCGACTTAATGTCTGCGCCCTCCCCGTTGTGATGGCGGTCCAGTTCCTTTTCGCGTTGGGGATCGTCTACTTCACTGCCACCTACAATGTCTTTTTCCGTGACCTCCGCTACATTGTGCAACATATCTTGATGGCTGCATCCTTTCTCACGCCTATCATGTACGACTTTTCCGTGGTCCCGGTGCAGTTCCAGTGGCTCCTCAAATTGAACCCGATGACTACGGTAATCAGCGCCTATCGCAACATCTTTTTCTACGGTGCCTGGCCCAACTGGAGGAATCTGGGGTTAGTGGCCGCGCTTTCGGTTGTGCTTTTGGTTTTTAGCGCGTGGGTGTTCGAGAGAAACCGTGAAATCTTTGCGGAGTACTTATGAAGGAAGCGATAGTTGTCGACCGCGTCACGAAAAGGTTTCCGAAGCATCTCCCGCGCGGTTATACTACCCTGAAAGAAGCCCTGCTTAAGGGCCATCTTTTTGCGCAGAGAAATTCGCGACAGTACGTGGAAGCTTTGAAAGAGGTTTCTTTTTCAGTTCCTGAGGGTACGGTCCTTGGGGTTATCGGTCCAAATGGCGCGGGGAAGAGCACGTTGCTCCGCCTTATTGCCGGTATCTATCGGCCGACTTCGGGAAAGGTTGTGGTGAACGGCCGACTTTCTGCGCTTCTTAACCTGGGCCTCGGTTTCCATCCGGAGCTCACCGGTAGGGAAAACATAGTTATCGGGGGCCTGGCTATTGGATTGTCCCGGCGGGAAGTCATGGACAGGATGGAGGAAATAATCGAGTTTGCCGAACTGAGAGATTTCATCGATGCCCCGGTACGAACGTATTCTTCCGGAATGTACATGCGCCTTGCCTTTTCGGTAGTAGTGAATGTGGACCCCGATATTCTTCTCCTTGACGAGGTGTTAGCCGTAGGGGATGCCCGATTTGCTGAAAAGAGTCGGGCCAAGATAGAGGAGTTCAAGAGGAGGGGGAAAACCATCTTGCTCGTGACTCATGACCTTACTACTGTAGAAAGCTGGTGTCATCAAGCGTTATGGTTGGAGAGGGGCAGAGTGCGAGCACTGGGTGATCCGAAGCAAGTGGTAGAGGCTTACAAGGCCTCGGTTATGGTTGCTCGGGTCGAACAATGAGATATAAAATTGTACTTTTCAGTCCAGATACCCATGTGATATACAACGGGCGAACACCGAGACGCGCCTGGGGGCTGTGATGAGGTAATGTGCCGTCACTTCAAGAAGGCCGCTAGGCTGGAAGGGACATTTTTTATTTATTCAGTTTAAACGTCATTTGGAGGAGCTCTTATGTGGGATATGGTCAAAGGCGAGATTCAGAAGTGGGATGAATATTACAAGCTGCTTCCATTGGTTGAAGAAGATGATGCTTTGAAAGAGTTTCATAAAGAGTTTGTACAAGCAATTACTAGTCTATTAGCGCCGGGGGCTACTATCTTGGAGGCTGGTTGTGGAGCTGGCTGGCAAAGTCTAGCCCTTGCTCGGACTGGTCTTTATCATGTTACACTACTGGATGCTTCTCAAGAGGCTTTGGAATATGCTCGGCAACTTTTTGAAAAAGAGGGGTTAATTGCGTGCTTCGTCCATGGTGATGTGTTTGAGTCGGGCAAGCCTGAATATGACTTGGTTTTCAATGCCGGAGTGCTTGAACACTATAAT
The window above is part of the Candidatus Caldatribacterium sp. genome. Proteins encoded here:
- a CDS encoding ABC transporter permease, translated to MSNDTIAREREDFVSIRDNVGMNSSVRVVNTVFNRWPLVVELVRRELKLRYRGTWLGFFWTLINPLVMTGVYTLVFSTFLRINIPKFPAFLLCGLFPWMMWFAEAITMGTNCLVDHAGFLKNAVFPAEILPVVAVGTGMMNYTFSLPVLIALLLVFGVPVRLNVCALPVVMAVQFLFALGIVYFTATYNVFFRDLRYIVQHILMAASFLTPIMYDFSVVPVQFQWLLKLNPMTTVISAYRNIFFYGAWPNWRNLGLVAALSVVLLVFSAWVFERNREIFAEYL
- a CDS encoding ABC transporter ATP-binding protein — its product is MKEAIVVDRVTKRFPKHLPRGYTTLKEALLKGHLFAQRNSRQYVEALKEVSFSVPEGTVLGVIGPNGAGKSTLLRLIAGIYRPTSGKVVVNGRLSALLNLGLGFHPELTGRENIVIGGLAIGLSRREVMDRMEEIIEFAELRDFIDAPVRTYSSGMYMRLAFSVVVNVDPDILLLDEVLAVGDARFAEKSRAKIEEFKRRGKTILLVTHDLTTVESWCHQALWLERGRVRALGDPKQVVEAYKASVMVARVEQ